The following are encoded together in the Sinorhizobium terangae genome:
- a CDS encoding carbon-nitrogen hydrolase family protein, which translates to MKISLVQMNSQPDRDRNLRTAESLMLQAIKRDTPDLMVLPEHFDWSGGTAAEKLAAADQMPGGEAYRMLQAFAAREKVWIHGGSLLERIEGSSKIYNTTVVFDPHGNEVGRYRKVHLFDIEAPDGKIYRESATVAPGESLFVYEAGGFRIGCAICYDLRFPRLFDALANAGVDVIILPAAFTLQTGKDHWEVLCRARAIEHQVYFVACGQWGGYTAADGDRRFTYGNSLVCDPWGQVIARAVDQVGIVSTHLDHARVAAVRKLIPSASHKVSFVDQARVYRDCSRGERCNSSCGSDEQTFGTPISSSGKSARTPEGGPAISILG; encoded by the coding sequence ATGAAAATTTCCCTCGTCCAGATGAACTCCCAGCCGGATCGCGACCGCAATTTGCGCACGGCCGAGAGCCTGATGCTCCAGGCGATCAAACGCGACACGCCGGATCTCATGGTGCTTCCGGAACATTTCGACTGGTCCGGCGGTACCGCCGCCGAGAAACTCGCAGCGGCCGATCAGATGCCGGGCGGCGAGGCCTATCGAATGCTGCAGGCATTCGCCGCCCGGGAGAAGGTTTGGATCCATGGCGGCAGCCTGCTCGAAAGGATTGAGGGAAGTTCGAAGATCTACAATACAACGGTCGTATTTGATCCTCACGGCAACGAGGTCGGCCGGTATCGTAAAGTTCACCTCTTCGACATCGAGGCGCCGGATGGCAAGATCTATCGAGAATCCGCCACCGTGGCGCCTGGAGAAAGCCTGTTCGTCTACGAAGCCGGCGGCTTCAGGATCGGTTGTGCCATCTGCTACGACCTTCGATTCCCCCGGCTCTTTGATGCGCTCGCAAACGCCGGCGTCGATGTGATCATTCTACCCGCGGCCTTCACGTTACAGACCGGCAAGGATCACTGGGAAGTGCTCTGCCGTGCGCGTGCGATCGAGCATCAAGTCTATTTCGTCGCCTGCGGTCAGTGGGGAGGCTACACTGCAGCGGACGGAGATCGCCGCTTCACCTACGGCAACTCTCTCGTCTGCGATCCCTGGGGGCAGGTGATAGCCCGCGCCGTCGACCAGGTCGGCATTGTTTCGACACACCTCGATCACGCCCGTGTGGCGGCCGTCCGCAAGCTCATTCCCTCCGCTTCTCATAAGGTTTCGTTTGTCGACCAGGCACGTGTCTATCGGGATTGCAGCCGCGGCGAGCGCTGCAATTCGTCCTGCGGCTCAGATGAACAAACTTTCGGGACTCCAATTTCTTCTAGTGGCAAGTCGGCAAGAACCCCCGAAGGTGGACCGGCCATCTCCATCCTCGGGTAA
- a CDS encoding MmgE/PrpD family protein, whose protein sequence is MNKLSGLQFLLVASRQEPPKVDRPSPSSGNRTPDMTAFITQTLGSYIAEEALASVPSDVVDKAKLCLLDSLGCLFGGHQLPIAGMLGALRADSQRVPSYRGPISGRAEPATAAFARATLINALDFDDIYEKGHPGATVIAAALSVAEYKRCAGTEFLEAVIIGYEVSCRVGISLTHDRPRKAIHGHGTWQIFGAAAAAAKLMGLDAMRAAHAIAIAAANAPVASVMKTVYGDTPSMAKNNFGMAAQMGVNAARLAAVGYEGPLDVFEGETGFWRMAGADECRFDRLTNGLGAAYEILRVGFKPFSCCRLIQSSVQACSDVVRMAGIDPADAKHARLIVTVPPIVCAPPFSEARPRHMWAAQFSAPHAIAMAVFGVEPGPDWFVDDWLNDEIAGRFQDSIELRSHPNRGLPHGTYAASACLQLRNGQSFERHVDIAEGDASNPMRKSALESKFLRLASRVAGEDGASEVIDNVYALDEAESVRPLLRLLAG, encoded by the coding sequence ATGAACAAACTTTCGGGACTCCAATTTCTTCTAGTGGCAAGTCGGCAAGAACCCCCGAAGGTGGACCGGCCATCTCCATCCTCGGGTAATCGGACGCCAGATATGACCGCTTTCATAACGCAAACGCTCGGCAGCTATATCGCCGAGGAAGCACTCGCTAGTGTTCCCAGCGACGTCGTCGACAAGGCCAAGCTCTGCCTCCTGGACTCGCTTGGCTGCCTGTTCGGCGGGCATCAGCTACCGATAGCCGGCATGCTCGGGGCATTACGGGCGGACAGCCAGAGAGTGCCCTCATACAGAGGGCCTATCAGCGGCCGTGCCGAGCCGGCGACGGCAGCCTTCGCCAGGGCAACCTTGATCAATGCGCTCGACTTCGACGACATCTACGAGAAGGGCCACCCGGGAGCCACCGTTATCGCAGCAGCATTATCGGTCGCCGAGTACAAACGGTGTGCGGGCACAGAATTCCTCGAGGCCGTGATCATCGGCTATGAGGTGAGCTGCCGCGTTGGAATCTCGCTGACTCACGACCGGCCCAGAAAGGCGATTCACGGCCATGGGACTTGGCAGATATTCGGTGCAGCAGCGGCGGCCGCGAAACTCATGGGGCTCGATGCCATGCGAGCGGCACATGCCATTGCTATCGCCGCTGCGAATGCACCAGTCGCATCTGTCATGAAGACGGTCTACGGCGACACGCCATCGATGGCGAAGAACAACTTTGGCATGGCCGCGCAGATGGGCGTCAATGCGGCCCGCCTTGCCGCTGTGGGCTACGAGGGACCCTTGGATGTCTTCGAGGGCGAGACTGGTTTCTGGCGAATGGCGGGCGCCGACGAGTGCCGTTTTGACCGATTGACGAACGGTTTGGGTGCCGCCTACGAAATTCTCCGGGTTGGCTTCAAGCCATTCAGTTGCTGCCGGCTCATCCAAAGCAGTGTCCAAGCCTGCAGCGACGTCGTCCGGATGGCAGGCATTGATCCCGCCGACGCCAAGCACGCTAGGTTGATCGTGACCGTACCTCCGATCGTTTGCGCACCGCCATTCAGCGAAGCGCGTCCGCGGCACATGTGGGCGGCGCAGTTCAGCGCACCGCACGCCATAGCTATGGCCGTATTCGGCGTTGAGCCCGGTCCGGACTGGTTCGTGGATGACTGGCTCAATGACGAGATCGCCGGGCGGTTTCAAGACAGTATCGAGCTGAGGTCACATCCCAACCGCGGCTTACCTCACGGTACTTACGCCGCCAGCGCTTGCTTGCAGTTGCGCAACGGGCAGAGCTTCGAAAGACACGTCGACATTGCGGAGGGAGACGCAAGTAACCCCATGCGGAAATCAGCTCTCGAGAGCAAGTTCTTACGGCTTGCGAGCCGTGTGGCCGGAGAGGACGGTGCCTCCGAAGTTATTGATAACGTGTACGCGCTGGACGAAGCCGAATCGGTCAGGCCGCTCCTCCGCCTCTTGGCCGGCTGA
- a CDS encoding ornithine cyclodeaminase — protein sequence METTPKYISLAEMKRLGVRLEAPALHNAAKAAWSDIRSGRAHGLKSVLSFHETELWNQSHFEAYRNELQGERLGWKLSALSSVGARYAAVKVVGANAINRRLGLPRSTSTIVLLDNFTLRPLCIMDGTEISAARTATYASMVLELFFSKTDDLSVFLFGAGPIAEQIIKVLSHFGAGIISTIYVRSRSGISAYQLVERQGQSFGVRLEAVADNQKLRECRFVITASNASAPVFEIADICPNATILHLGGDETPADHIQNVLRSGLALCDDISMVSQRNSQSLALYFSRLGSTLEQAGPVLGVLSLKDFCGASSISERPILLTCVGLPMLDLYLAAQVYETWFLPDPHTASSLHSSSVA from the coding sequence ATGGAGACCACACCCAAATACATTTCACTTGCGGAAATGAAGCGGCTCGGCGTTCGCCTCGAGGCACCCGCGCTTCACAACGCTGCCAAGGCAGCCTGGTCCGATATCCGTTCGGGTCGGGCCCATGGCCTGAAATCGGTCCTGTCCTTCCACGAAACAGAACTTTGGAACCAATCTCATTTCGAAGCTTATCGGAATGAGTTGCAGGGCGAGCGATTAGGCTGGAAACTTTCAGCGCTTTCCAGCGTCGGGGCCCGCTACGCCGCCGTCAAGGTGGTCGGGGCCAATGCGATAAACCGTCGATTGGGCCTACCGCGTTCAACCTCGACAATTGTCCTGCTCGACAACTTCACGCTGCGCCCTCTTTGTATAATGGATGGGACCGAGATCTCCGCGGCAAGAACCGCAACCTACGCCTCCATGGTGCTCGAGCTCTTCTTTTCCAAGACGGATGATCTCTCCGTCTTCCTATTCGGAGCGGGCCCCATTGCCGAGCAGATCATCAAGGTGCTCAGCCATTTTGGAGCCGGCATTATCTCGACGATCTATGTGCGCAGCCGGTCGGGTATTTCTGCGTACCAGCTCGTCGAAAGGCAGGGACAGTCGTTTGGAGTTCGGCTGGAAGCTGTCGCGGACAATCAGAAGCTGCGTGAATGCCGGTTCGTCATCACTGCTTCTAATGCCAGCGCACCGGTGTTTGAGATCGCAGACATCTGCCCGAATGCCACTATCCTGCATCTCGGCGGAGACGAGACACCGGCCGACCACATCCAAAACGTTCTCCGATCGGGACTGGCTCTCTGTGACGACATTTCCATGGTGTCTCAACGAAACTCGCAAAGCCTGGCGCTTTACTTCTCTCGTCTGGGTTCCACCTTGGAGCAGGCCGGTCCGGTGCTCGGCGTCTTGAGCTTAAAGGATTTCTGCGGTGCGAGCAGCATATCGGAACGTCCAATCCTCCTTACTTGCGTGGGCCTGCCTATGCTGGACCTCTACCTTGCCGCGCAGGTATACGAAACCTGGTTTTTGCCAGATCCCCACACGGCGTCATCCCTTCATTCATCTAGCGTGGCCTGA
- a CDS encoding MmgE/PrpD family protein, which produces MYATEILAGYLATYPSAALPPDISLSAVCCILDAVTAAVVGHDIPSVRAAREIARREFGPGPVPIWFTGECLGATAAAFCNAASVSALDFDDGHRAARGHPGAAVIPVALSVASAIGASTDDLLTAVALGYETGIRIAVAQNPQAIKSRQSGRWTGYAAVATAGRLYKSDPSALAHALAVAGVLAPNQEANGSSGYAYLTGNDVKEGIPWSVVTGLTALRLTEWGFTGPQDLLDHASHFARPGIIADLGAPTEISRVYFKLYSCCRYVHPALDALAALSQHAGIAPEQIGSIDVRTFQWALRLSNSVSPKTLTEIQYSLPYCLAIAVVDGPAALAPIGNAQLGRPDLCEIARKVRISVDREIDRRFPGETLAQLCIETTNGRMITSEVTSPRGDRLRPLSWDDLVDKFCAATRSKLSSKAQNLILQSLQALKTGDAAPLLRCVRMRLFD; this is translated from the coding sequence ATGTATGCCACCGAAATCCTCGCAGGGTATCTGGCGACCTACCCTTCCGCCGCCCTGCCGCCCGACATTAGCCTAAGTGCCGTCTGCTGCATTCTCGATGCGGTCACCGCCGCCGTCGTCGGCCACGATATTCCGAGCGTGCGCGCGGCCCGCGAGATCGCCAGGCGCGAGTTTGGCCCCGGGCCAGTACCGATCTGGTTCACGGGGGAATGTCTCGGGGCCACCGCAGCGGCGTTTTGTAATGCTGCGTCGGTGTCCGCGCTCGATTTCGACGACGGTCACCGCGCCGCGCGCGGTCACCCCGGTGCTGCCGTTATACCCGTAGCACTTTCCGTGGCATCTGCGATCGGTGCTTCCACTGACGACCTCCTGACCGCAGTCGCTCTCGGGTACGAGACCGGGATTCGTATTGCCGTCGCGCAGAACCCGCAAGCGATCAAGAGCCGGCAATCGGGACGCTGGACCGGCTATGCTGCCGTCGCCACCGCCGGCCGCCTTTATAAATCCGATCCGTCGGCACTTGCGCATGCACTCGCTGTTGCCGGCGTTCTCGCACCGAACCAGGAAGCAAACGGCAGCTCTGGCTATGCCTACTTGACCGGGAACGACGTCAAAGAGGGTATTCCCTGGAGTGTTGTGACGGGCTTGACCGCATTGCGGCTCACGGAGTGGGGATTTACCGGACCGCAGGACTTGCTCGATCACGCATCACATTTCGCCCGGCCGGGCATCATCGCAGACTTGGGTGCGCCGACCGAGATCTCGAGGGTCTATTTCAAGCTCTATTCCTGCTGCCGATACGTCCACCCCGCTCTTGACGCCTTGGCGGCGCTTTCTCAGCATGCTGGCATCGCGCCTGAGCAGATCGGATCGATTGACGTGCGGACCTTTCAATGGGCTCTTCGGCTTTCAAACAGCGTGTCGCCCAAAACGTTGACGGAAATCCAATATAGCCTGCCCTACTGCCTGGCGATTGCCGTTGTCGACGGACCTGCGGCGCTGGCGCCGATTGGCAATGCGCAACTCGGCAGGCCCGACCTCTGCGAAATCGCCCGCAAGGTCCGTATCTCGGTCGACCGTGAGATCGATAGGCGCTTTCCGGGAGAAACTCTCGCGCAGTTATGCATAGAAACGACCAACGGAAGGATGATTACCTCGGAGGTGACTTCGCCGCGGGGGGACAGGCTGCGCCCGTTGTCCTGGGACGATCTCGTTGACAAGTTCTGTGCGGCGACACGAAGCAAGCTTTCTTCCAAGGCCCAAAACCTCATCCTGCAGTCCCTTCAAGCGCTGAAAACCGGGGACGCTGCTCCCCTCCTCCGGTGCGTGCGGATGCGATTGTTCGACTGA
- a CDS encoding amidohydrolase family protein, which yields MVDGKGLSTRHLSATIDKMLDAGAVALGEAGGGQTLGGGAQEYRFIPHAIQREFGVEVTPATARSLKNAVLGRFLDPADGLSNPRLQDELERCGLSGVTDASHVRDIVTRSVMPSVSLSLAGFDEIAREAERVGYPAIFHNAAPSAKRLIAAVEKNPHACLVAGHSNHPSFLPDEAISIAQDLKSKGAVIDVSTLDCIGTRWRNDPTNLDALIDTGCVDTISTDFAGGHWDGVLEAIQRMVGKKQLSAAAAVALATGNVARVFPQMAGDRGLIEKGKRADLIVVDNVNLSRVRHVVIAGRIVVRNGRLL from the coding sequence GTGGTCGATGGCAAGGGGCTGTCCACGCGGCACTTGAGCGCAACGATTGATAAAATGCTTGATGCCGGTGCGGTAGCGCTCGGCGAGGCGGGCGGTGGGCAGACATTGGGCGGTGGCGCGCAGGAGTACAGGTTCATCCCGCACGCGATCCAGCGAGAGTTCGGGGTCGAGGTGACGCCGGCAACCGCGAGGAGCCTGAAGAACGCCGTCCTCGGTCGCTTTCTTGATCCGGCAGACGGTTTATCCAACCCGAGGTTACAGGACGAGTTGGAGCGCTGCGGTCTTTCCGGCGTTACCGACGCGAGCCACGTTCGTGATATCGTAACGCGATCCGTTATGCCATCGGTCTCCCTTTCGCTGGCCGGGTTCGATGAAATCGCCCGCGAAGCCGAGCGGGTCGGGTATCCCGCAATCTTCCATAATGCGGCGCCATCCGCCAAGCGTTTGATCGCGGCGGTGGAGAAGAACCCGCACGCATGCCTCGTTGCGGGTCACAGCAATCACCCGAGCTTCCTCCCGGATGAGGCCATTTCGATTGCCCAGGACCTGAAGAGCAAGGGGGCCGTGATCGACGTTTCGACATTGGATTGCATCGGCACGCGCTGGCGCAACGACCCCACTAATCTCGATGCACTGATTGACACGGGCTGTGTTGATACGATTTCGACCGATTTCGCAGGTGGACACTGGGACGGGGTTCTCGAGGCAATCCAGCGCATGGTTGGAAAGAAACAGTTATCCGCAGCGGCCGCCGTTGCGCTTGCAACGGGGAATGTCGCACGCGTCTTTCCCCAAATGGCCGGCGATCGCGGACTGATTGAGAAAGGAAAGCGTGCCGATCTGATCGTCGTCGATAATGTCAATCTGAGCCGTGTCAGGCATGTCGTGATCGCAGGTCGCATCGTCGTCAGGAATGGACGGCTTTTATGA
- a CDS encoding winged helix-turn-helix transcriptional regulator produces MNSTQPQVLVGSTDADYYLLLVHILESEGYRVILGSGVEEIVHLAGENDVKAILLDCRSGEDWTPLACVKLKQQPRTFGIATVGLIGPGAEGRFIDLLKAGIDENFVRPVAPSKLLGFLRDNILYRPGSDAMAINGHILAYAGIELNTNRHSVKRFGIDIHLGPIEFRLLQFLMENRELACSRAQLIEAGWPERRFVDAKTVNVHIGRLRRALSMANGPDVIRTVRSSGYMLDGSNQEQSHHEPNRPDEETGG; encoded by the coding sequence TTGAATTCAACGCAGCCCCAGGTCCTGGTCGGCTCGACCGACGCGGACTACTACCTGCTGCTCGTCCACATCCTGGAAAGCGAGGGGTACCGGGTCATTCTCGGTTCCGGGGTCGAGGAGATCGTTCATCTGGCAGGCGAGAACGACGTCAAGGCAATCCTTCTTGATTGTCGATCTGGAGAAGATTGGACTCCTTTAGCTTGTGTAAAGCTGAAGCAGCAACCGCGGACATTCGGGATCGCGACGGTCGGCTTGATCGGGCCTGGTGCGGAAGGCCGCTTTATCGATCTGCTGAAGGCCGGCATCGACGAGAACTTCGTGAGACCGGTGGCTCCTTCCAAACTGCTCGGTTTCCTTCGTGACAATATACTTTATCGGCCCGGCTCGGATGCTATGGCGATCAACGGTCATATTCTTGCCTACGCGGGAATTGAACTCAACACCAACAGGCATAGTGTCAAGCGTTTCGGTATCGACATTCACTTGGGGCCAATCGAGTTCCGGTTGCTGCAGTTTCTGATGGAGAACCGCGAGCTGGCGTGCAGTCGCGCGCAACTCATCGAAGCTGGCTGGCCCGAGCGTCGTTTCGTCGACGCTAAAACGGTTAACGTCCATATAGGTCGACTGCGCAGGGCGCTAAGTATGGCCAATGGCCCCGATGTGATCCGAACTGTGCGATCCTCCGGCTACATGCTGGATGGTTCCAACCAAGAGCAATCGCATCACGAGCCGAATCGGCCGGACGAGGAGACTGGCGGATAG
- the traI gene encoding acyl-homoserine-lactone synthase TraI has product MHRLRARVFGDRLDWEVLVKDGREADAYDQLNPTYILAVSPTRAVAGCARLLAATGPTMLANTFPQLLSSRDLDAHPGMVESSRFCVDTALDQGKTRGLLHTTTLMMFAGIIEWSMANGYHEIVTATDLRFERILKRAGWPMQRLGPPCPIGNTMAVAGSLPADVGSLDRIRAAALSTRHPPPPQYRCLMRTSGDQERQV; this is encoded by the coding sequence ATGCACCGGCTGCGCGCCCGCGTCTTTGGCGATAGGCTGGATTGGGAGGTATTGGTAAAGGACGGTCGTGAAGCCGATGCCTACGATCAACTCAATCCCACCTATATCCTAGCTGTTTCCCCCACACGTGCGGTAGCGGGTTGTGCAAGACTTCTCGCCGCTACCGGCCCGACAATGCTCGCCAACACCTTCCCGCAATTGCTCTCATCGCGAGACTTGGATGCCCACCCAGGCATGGTCGAAAGCTCGCGCTTTTGTGTGGACACTGCGCTTGACCAGGGCAAAACGCGGGGGCTTCTTCACACGACGACGCTGATGATGTTCGCCGGCATCATCGAGTGGTCGATGGCGAACGGCTATCACGAGATCGTCACAGCAACTGACCTACGGTTCGAGCGCATTCTGAAACGCGCCGGGTGGCCGATGCAGCGCCTTGGTCCGCCGTGTCCGATTGGTAACACGATGGCCGTTGCCGGAAGTCTTCCCGCCGATGTCGGAAGCCTTGATCGGATTCGCGCCGCCGCTTTGTCGACCAGGCACCCGCCTCCACCACAATACCGCTGCTTGATGCGAACATCCGGCGACCAGGAGCGCCAAGTGTAG
- the rctB gene encoding SMa0974 family conjugal transfer regulator, with protein MYKHAVESYVCVSNSRRLVDEVAARTAELCQAVAGDGAERALMFEEGKAIMKATKDGLLLWIGARSRLMCHSLQVAIESNLFLVMPQRPAEIPWYPGEGTPFAVIERLLEKPQGSTTRVLR; from the coding sequence ATGTACAAGCATGCCGTCGAGAGCTACGTCTGCGTGTCGAACTCAAGGCGCCTCGTTGACGAGGTGGCTGCGCGAACTGCTGAACTATGCCAAGCTGTGGCCGGCGATGGCGCGGAACGCGCATTGATGTTCGAGGAAGGCAAGGCGATCATGAAAGCGACCAAGGACGGTCTCCTGCTTTGGATTGGCGCACGCAGTCGCCTCATGTGCCATTCGCTCCAGGTCGCAATCGAGAGCAACCTTTTTCTTGTTATGCCTCAAAGACCAGCGGAAATCCCTTGGTATCCCGGCGAAGGCACACCCTTTGCGGTGATCGAGCGGCTACTCGAGAAGCCTCAAGGCAGCACCACCCGAGTTCTAAGGTGA